The DNA segment CGAGCCGTCCGGCCGGGATCAGGAACAGGCCGAAGGCCAGCGCGTAACCGGACAGGACCCATTGCAGGTCGGACTCCGAGGTGTGCAGCCCCTCCTTGATGGAGGGCAGCGCGACGTTCACGATCGAGACGTCCAGCAGGGTCATGAACCCCGCGACCAGGCAGACGGCGAGCGCCCGCCACCGTCGCGGGTCGGGCGTGCCGTGGCCGGGGTCCCCGCCCCGCCCCGCGGAGCGCCGGTCCGACGCGCTGTCTGCCATGGTTGGCACCCTAGGACGCGCACCGTGATTCCTCATCCCGGCTGGTCCACCCGGCCGTGCGGGCGGGGCGCGGGCACGGGCCGGTTAGGGTACGGCGCATGCAGTCCTACACGATCGGACAGGCGGCCCGTCTGCTGGGCGTCAGCCCGGACACCGCCCGGCGCTGGGCCGACGCGGGGCGCGTGGCGACCCATCGCGACGAGGGCGGCCGCCGCCTCATCGACGGCCGCGACCTGGCGGCGTTCTCCGTGGAGGTCGCGCAGCACGGCGCGGGCGACGAGGAGGTGTCGTACACCTCGGCGCGCAACGCGTTCGCGGGGATCGTGACCGCGGTGAAGCTCGGCGACGTGGCCGCGCAGGTGGAGATCCAGGCGGGGCCGCACCGGCTGGTGTCGCTGCTGACGCGCGAGGCCGTCGAGGAGCTGGGTCTTGAGGTCGGGGTGCAGGCGACCGCGCGGGTGAAGTCGACCAGCGTGCACATCGACCGGGCCTGACCTTAAGGCGCGTTCCGGGACGGGTGCGCCGGTCAGGCGGCGCCCTTCTTCGCGGCGGCGAGGATCTTCACGACCGTGTGGAAGAAGCGGGTCGTCGCGTCGTGGCCGAGGACGCTCTCCTGGAAGCCCTTGGCGCCGGGTGCCCGGCCGTTGATCAGGTGCCAGACGACGAACGCCTCGTACGCGGTGGTGCCGATGATCTCCATGTCCTTCTTCGGGGAGAGCAGCGGCAGCTCCAGGTCCGGGTCGACGGGCTCGGTGGTGAACACGACGCAGCGGCGGATGTCGTCGGTGGCCTCGACGTCCTGGAACGGGTCGCGCGCGATCAGCGCCTCCAGTTCCGGCACCGTGCGCAGGCAGACGGCGACGTCGTAGCCGAGGGCGCGGGCGAGGTGGTCGCCGATGCGGGCGGCGAG comes from the Streptomyces sp. NBC_00525 genome and includes:
- a CDS encoding TOBE domain-containing protein; translated protein: MQSYTIGQAARLLGVSPDTARRWADAGRVATHRDEGGRRLIDGRDLAAFSVEVAQHGAGDEEVSYTSARNAFAGIVTAVKLGDVAAQVEIQAGPHRLVSLLTREAVEELGLEVGVQATARVKSTSVHIDRA
- a CDS encoding DUF1697 domain-containing protein, with product MLYIALLRGLNVPGRSVKMERLRELFTELGLASVRSYIQSGNVFFESGETDRPALAARIGDHLARALGYDVAVCLRTVPELEALIARDPFQDVEATDDIRRCVVFTTEPVDPDLELPLLSPKKDMEIIGTTAYEAFVVWHLINGRAPGAKGFQESVLGHDATTRFFHTVVKILAAAKKGAA